The Pseudodesulfovibrio sp. zrk46 genome contains a region encoding:
- a CDS encoding DUF523 and DUF1722 domain-containing protein: protein MSESIKIGVSACVLGERVRFDRGHARDPYLTDVLVKYVEFVPLCPELACGMGVPREEMRQVDCAGEIRFIGQDSAEDWTERIERWCDKVLPGLVEEDLNGFVFKAGSPSCALRQAKIYNTDGKPPRKGTGFFARRVMEQFPLLPVETSERLQNPILRENFIRRVFVFHRWREMEKRGRQIGHLVDFHTRHKMLIRAHDLRGYRELGRLLGESSVFNTDEVFDTYATLLFKSLALQATPKKNADVLMHAMGYFKQELDRADKQELLAMINNYRVGKIPLIIPVTMIRHYARKFDKVYLTQQYFFTPNPSELKLLNHV, encoded by the coding sequence ATGTCAGAGAGCATCAAGATCGGTGTCAGTGCCTGTGTGTTGGGAGAACGTGTTCGCTTTGATCGAGGCCACGCTCGTGATCCGTATCTGACCGATGTATTGGTGAAATATGTGGAGTTCGTACCGCTGTGTCCCGAGCTGGCATGCGGTATGGGGGTGCCTCGTGAAGAGATGCGCCAGGTGGACTGTGCTGGTGAGATCCGGTTTATCGGTCAGGATTCGGCTGAGGACTGGACCGAACGGATAGAGAGGTGGTGCGACAAGGTGCTACCCGGTTTGGTTGAAGAAGACCTGAATGGTTTCGTCTTTAAGGCTGGCTCCCCATCATGCGCTCTTCGTCAGGCAAAGATTTATAACACAGACGGCAAGCCTCCCCGCAAGGGAACCGGATTCTTTGCCCGTCGTGTGATGGAGCAATTTCCCCTGCTCCCGGTCGAAACGAGCGAGCGGTTGCAAAATCCCATCTTGCGAGAAAATTTCATTCGTCGGGTATTCGTATTTCACAGGTGGCGCGAGATGGAAAAGAGGGGGCGACAGATCGGGCATCTGGTCGATTTTCACACTCGTCACAAGATGCTTATTCGAGCACATGATCTTCGGGGATATCGCGAACTTGGCAGGCTGCTTGGAGAGAGTTCCGTTTTCAACACTGATGAAGTGTTTGATACGTACGCCACACTGTTGTTCAAGTCTCTTGCTCTGCAGGCCACACCCAAGAAGAATGCGGATGTGCTCATGCACGCCATGGGATATTTCAAGCAGGAATTGGACAGAGCGGACAAGCAGGAATTGTTGGCAATGATCAACAATTACCGGGTCGGCAAAATCCCGTTGATCATACCTGTGACGATGATCCGCCACTATGCGAGGAAGTTTGATAAGGTCTATTTGACGCAGCAGTACTTTTTTACTCCGAACCCATCGGAATTAAAGTTGCTGAATCATGTTTAG
- a CDS encoding FeoA family protein, giving the protein MTKKPLTEYPEGTIVRVADIDGGQRARARMLAMGMTPGCPVEVLSEGPTGCRVRVRGSEVVLCCGLAGKILAVENDSAEGPHCNCCPGSQAKAS; this is encoded by the coding sequence ATGACGAAAAAGCCTTTGACTGAATACCCGGAAGGAACCATCGTGCGCGTGGCCGACATTGACGGCGGCCAGCGTGCTAGAGCTCGAATGCTCGCCATGGGCATGACGCCTGGTTGTCCGGTGGAAGTTCTTTCCGAAGGACCTACCGGCTGCCGCGTTCGTGTGCGTGGCTCCGAGGTCGTTCTGTGTTGTGGTCTTGCCGGCAAGATTCTGGCTGTAGAAAATGATTCTGCAGAAGGGCCGCATTGTAATTGCTGCCCAGGGAGTCAGGCCAAGGCGTCATAG